A region of the Candidatus Bathyarchaeota archaeon genome:
GGAAGAGCCATGGTCCTATGAGAACTCCTGCAATCATACCCATGTCGAAGAATGCAGTGAACCTTCCGAATAATTTTCCCCTTATTTTTGCGGGAGCGAGATCTGCTCTTAATGCTCTTCCCGCAGGCATGGCTACGTTTATCCCTAAGGATCTAAACGCCATAACTCCTGTCGCTTGCCAAAGATTCGAGGCAAATGGCAATACTATCGACCCGAGTCTGGATGACAGACTTCCAATGGTTATCACCGGCTTTCTTCCCCATTTGTCAGCTAGTTTTCCCGCGAAAAAATTGCATGCTATTCCCACGAACCCCGATATAGATAGGATTGCTCCAATCTGGAAGGTTACGGCTCCGAAGATCTCGGCTAGGAAGAGAACGCCCACTGGAGCGATGAAGCCTACTGCGAAGCCGTTAGTCAGGGTTGTAACATACAGAACTCTTATGGAACGCAGAACCCATCCAGTAAGCTTAAAGTCGTCTTCTTCCACGGTCTCCGTTCTTTTTAAGTCAGATCTTTCTCCTCTTGTCTCTTTGACCTTCCACGCCACTAATCCTATGGCGATTACGGATAACAAGGAATCTACAAAATATGGGATTCTGTAACTATCTTCCAAAGTTAATCCTAACGTGGTCTCTGAAAGGAATTGAATAGTCCCACCGAAGATGGGGCCTATGAACCATCCCACCATGGTTAGAGTTAGGAAGAATCCTAGGGCTTCGCCTTTTCGTCTTTTTGGAACTTGATCGATTAAAGAAGCTTCTGCTGCTGGGCGAACTGCTGCTGTAGCCACCCCATTTAGGGCTCTAATGATGAGTAGCGTCTGCCAATTCGGAACTAAACCTGTTAATATGCCTAGGAAAACATCTGCTAGTAGTCCAGCTTGAATCAGTTTCTTCCTGCCAGCTCGATCAGAGAGACTCCCAAACGGGGAAGAGAGAAATGCGCTCGTAACCATGAAGGCAGCTATGAACACTCCTATAAACCAGATTTCAGCCCCTAAGGAGGTTGCGTAATAGGGGAAGTAGGACATAGGTAGGGCGCCTGCTATGTTCTCGACCATGGAAGTTATTGACAGTACTATAACGCTCGCTGAGTATAATTCTGAACGCCGCATCAACCATCCCGTTTTAATCCTTAAAGCTTCTAATCATAAATGAAATCTGACATATTTATGCTCGCACACTCAGAATACACCTATATCAGAGTAAAACGCTACGCATAACAAAAGAAGGACTGAACTATGGAGAACGTGAAAATAGTTCTATACGGAGTAGGCGCCATGGGAACCCGCATAGCCAAGTTCCTACTTAAGAAGAAAGGAGTAGAAATCGTTGGTGCCATCGATGTTGACAAAGAGA
Encoded here:
- a CDS encoding MFS transporter — encoded protein: MRRSELYSASVIVLSITSMVENIAGALPMSYFPYYATSLGAEIWFIGVFIAAFMVTSAFLSSPFGSLSDRAGRKKLIQAGLLADVFLGILTGLVPNWQTLLIIRALNGVATAAVRPAAEASLIDQVPKRRKGEALGFFLTLTMVGWFIGPIFGGTIQFLSETTLGLTLEDSYRIPYFVDSLLSVIAIGLVAWKVKETRGERSDLKRTETVEEDDFKLTGWVLRSIRVLYVTTLTNGFAVGFIAPVGVLFLAEIFGAVTFQIGAILSISGFVGIACNFFAGKLADKWGRKPVITIGSLSSRLGSIVLPFASNLWQATGVMAFRSLGINVAMPAGRALRADLAPAKIRGKLFGRFTAFFDMGMIAGVLIGPWLFQTFQFQEFKIEWLGGLIVKGAGLPFFVSGIIGLIALVLLLVFVEEPPRKEKKIGNY